Below is a genomic region from Isosphaeraceae bacterium EP7.
CCCGGAACTCCTTCAGGAACATGGCGCGGGCGAGGGGCCGGCCTGGCACCCGAAGCTCGGCCTGCTCACAAGCGGCAACGGCGACATCGTTCGCCGCGACCTCGACGGCAAGGTCTCGGTCTTCCGCAAAGGGGCCGGTTCGAATGGTCTGATGTTCGACCGCCAGGGGCGGCTGGTCATCTGCGAGGCCGCGAACCGCCGCGTCACACGGATCGAGGTCGACGGGCGACTGACCATCCTCGCCGAACGCTACGACGGCCACCGCTTCAACCAGCCGAACGACCTGGCACTAGACTCTCACGATCGCATCTACTTCACCGACCCCTGCTACGGCGACCGCACGGGCATGGAGATGGTCGACGCCGACGGCCGGAAGGTTGAGGGCGTTTACAGGATCGACCCCGACGGCCGGGTCAGCCGCATCATCGCGCACGAGGTGGACCGGCCAAACGGGCTGGTCGTCACCCCCAATGACCGAACACTCTTCGTCGCCGACAACAACAACGACAGAGTCGGCGGTGCCCGGAAGCTCTGGAGGTTCGTGCTCGGGCCCGAGGGAACGATCGACCCCGACAGCCGGACGCTCGTTTATGACTGGGGCGCCACGCGAGGCCCCGACGGCATCAAGCTCGACGCCGCCGGACGCCTGTTCGTCGCGGCCGGCTCGAACCGGCAGAACCCACCCTACGAGACGCAGGAGAAGCCCACGGCGGGCATCTATGTCTTCTCGCCGACTGAGAAGCTCCTCCAGATGATCCCGATCCC
It encodes:
- a CDS encoding SMP-30/gluconolactonase/LRE family protein, coding for MNFRTHRKLVLVLLAMHIARPATADGPGILSPGARPELLQEHGAGEGPAWHPKLGLLTSGNGDIVRRDLDGKVSVFRKGAGSNGLMFDRQGRLVICEAANRRVTRIEVDGRLTILAERYDGHRFNQPNDLALDSHDRIYFTDPCYGDRTGMEMVDADGRKVEGVYRIDPDGRVSRIIAHEVDRPNGLVVTPNDRTLFVADNNNDRVGGARKLWRFVLGPEGTIDPDSRTLVYDWGATRGPDGIKLDAAGRLFVAAGSNRQNPPYETQEKPTAGIYVFSPTEKLLQMIPIPRDECTNCGFGGDDFKTLFVTAGGTLWSVKLNEPGRTVWNVK